tcgttctatttaaatttttgctgtgcatatatcagtgttaaaaagatattaaaataaatttagcatacgtcaacctaatcgacaaacgttttaagcgtggtaattattaaatatttttaactgaggaagtgattttaacgatttcatttgtgtagatatttataatgcggcctggattgaagagatcttccgtttgggagtttttaccaaaaatggcaatgaagttaaatgccatatatgcaaaaaaaattttaacttttctggcaacacatcaaatttaaatgaccatctacgccgtaagtatccgtcttcctcagaaccatggtggaataaccaggtgaagtaagccgtcaattgtctcgctctaaattcttctttgttctatcattcggctatctgaaaatttttcaccaatgttgtccccggaAAATgtggtttttttgcatttttcaggagtgaaatatggtagttttagtcattttttcatctaaaccagtaggtgaatatcggtggacctttaccggatttaattacagagattcatatttgggtatctttggtgtgggcttccataagtaaggtcgtgcttaactattgcgtttatattattgatgtttccatcatataagtatgtttaatttgttccaaaaaaatttgaaacaggtctttgttaaaacaaactatttgaattcgcgtcatatccaacaaggattttcgcctgtgcagcgctactgaagactatcgaaaaatgtgcaagaacaccaaaactatCGTATTACcccttatttatgtaaacactttgctaaaacaatggatttctaaatacaatTACGAAAAGTTGTTACTATGTttgttttggcctaaaaattagaccactatGATAAGAAGAATGTTACTGTTATGGATTgtaaattagaatatatgaatccgacTCGCTTGGATTAgcaccttctggttctaggccgactcctattatatcccctgacatattttagtaaataataacttgggaacattagtaatacatcatgaattaactgccaagagcttatgggagatcttctgatcaagtttgtatgatatattaaaaggtcatatgttttacttccaactctcaatgtcaaattaacagagcagatggaaagaacaatggatttttagagatcgaaacacatttaaaagtattacgatcacttccaagtgtgactgtaaaacttttcatcaaacccgaaacccatttaagtgcgcaaagttcctacagttcaactatataatggataacacctctcccacttatgtccggtttttcgataaaagcttcaactgaagttgaagttgagctcagtttactttagacgcattcttgaattttactactcatcgcagtttaagtttttaattttattcgatgcctaaagtaatataagttcgcactggtcttgtgtatcccttttgtattggcattaggttgcactgatatgctgaaaaagaaacagtctgtaatggctttcgtagcaaggcatttgtttttctactcctactattccaaagcgggtaaacattttaccctcttctgaccgttgaaaatacatccctaccgtttcagatagcgtacaccttctatctctttttatttacttcacctggttattccaccatgctcagaacataggaatctaacttcaggagaaatagcgtcagtaatttcagaagaggaacgtagttccacttctctttcgtcaactactgcagggagtgcagcgcgcagttcgttaacagtacctaccgaagacatttccaatagtggatgtttgagaaggactgtacaaacaaaattatttgttaccagcacacgttctgagctctcagagcaagaaaaaaataatattgatgaatctcttttaaagatgattacaaaagacttgcagccactttccatcgttgacaatgtaggatttgtagaatatacaaaaaagcttcagccattatattccttgccaaacaaaaaagttttatcaaatacaatgctaccttttaaatacaatgaagtaagaaagaaactgcattacttgctcaacattgtaacacatatttcagttacaactgaaaTGTGGGcttctgatagtcaaaaatctttttgtcagttactagtcatttcgttcgggataacaaaatgatttctgcagttttatcaacaaaggaaatcttaggaaatcatacctcccaaaatatagctacagaattgaagttaatatttgatgagaggtccgtttttgacaaaatatttactgtagtaagtgataacggggctaatattaaaaaggctataattgaaatgctacagaaACACCACACCCATGTGCAGCGCacacattaaatttatgtgtaattgatgccatcaaagctgttccacaagttactgtACTCATAAccaagtgtcgtgccatagtcacttactttaaccatagttctcaagcgacggaaaaattaaaaaatatgcaaaagcaaatgggcattactgaactgaggttaaaacaatatgtccctacccggtggaattccacccttataatgatggagatgggatcatttttgtttttaaatatgtttttaaatgtacttttcggaaaaaatacaaaaaaaattttaaagttttttttcaattaaataaaaaaaaaaaattctcggcccactccgggattagtggggatgattgcagaattcattgaagttttttatgagaaaaaaaagggcgaaattcaaaaaatctcgaaaaactgaaaaattacaaaaaaaattttaaaatttttttgaattttttccgaaaagtatatttaaaaacttatttaaaaaaaaaaatgatcccaaacggtcaatttttgaaaaagttatagcattttgaaaacaaaaacggtgttttttttttaaattcattactttttttgagtttgatgaaaaaatttgaaaaacttctgaaaagcgtctttcgtaagctagaaaaagaagaaaaactttcagccaattctaaaggggtcgggttcaaaattggtcgaaatgggatggaatactccatatatatctttatcttttctagtctttatttaccaaaaatttgaaaaagctctttattggtggaaattttttaaattttaattttaattctgcgtagaacacctttctgcatagccggccttcgaccgcgcttataaaaaataaccctgggctacgccattcttagtccgggtgtgtggtataaccgtggctgccgccacggtgatgtccttctgcgtagtacacctcTCTGCATACCTTTTGACGTATAATTacccctatagttattatttgcaccaaaaaaaaaaattatacggttgaactcaccataaacaccactaccgatactcatatacatttttttaatttgacaaatgtatgtattctgcagattacgcagaaggacatcaccgtggcggtagccacggttataccacacacccggacttggcatggcgtagcccagggttattttttataagcagaaggtgtatgtatgtatgtatttatttgaaaatttgttcctagcacaacaattttgacaaattatttaacagtgctagtcatgaatagcatgagctataaaaaattgaacatttataataataataaattagattattcaaattaaattaaatataacggataatagtgaaatatttatgtatgtaaatgtaaatcttaaaactaaataaaagtaattaataaatattaaagacagcagtagtgatgataacctttggctggttatagatcgaatagtatttaacaaatgaagaaagaagacacagagaaaggaaaaggacttagaaatgaacattttaacaacaacaatttgagatccagtttaagagtcgttaaaaaatgatgttagctcttttttgaagtgcagagcattacttaagagtcttgttgacttgtaggtagggagttccaaagacgtattacggtaacaaagaattggcgctcagaggttagcgtgcggtatctaatgtgcttaagaagaagcaccgatcttgatgattgcagaaaaataagcttaagATATaaattcttgatctagacgtgaatactcgtcttttgatacctcactcgaaaaaaaggcccaaattttggtgggtaccataaactgcacaattagcaatttatctttaatattgatgctaTGATTGAGgttatattaatccaatgcaactctgctcttcctactgtttttcattccactccattcgagtgtctttttcactgaattcgagtgccttccactctattcgcaacataacctcaatttaagctgccaaactatatagtaaacaatgattgtgcattcacgagttcaaaattgctttgttctgcgcatctacatcacacttgactgcttcagcgaatgaaagaaagagagaaaaaacaagagctaaaggaaaatgacgtaaaaattgttcataaaataatgtttacatgcgtaatgcgccaccttctataattccatcatgacgtacggcgcagtacgattttgacacttgttcatcgaatttacaaaGACAAAAtattttaagggccaattaatggtgacttataatcataaaaccataaccagataaaacagctgatcgaacctaccttattgaaatcaatgtaatcgattaatggtaccGTACCATAAcactaactcgattacattgatttccataaggtaggtatgatcagctgatttatctggttatggctttatggttataagtcaccttTAAATCGCCCTTacggaagtttaattagcccttaaggcagtttaattggccctttactcGTCGATATTTCAGTacattaaatcgattttttcggGGCGTTTTTGTGCATCACTAGTATTAACCTGTCAGCTTGTTGGGATAAAATTGTCTGATGCAATGTAaggtattatttattttgtgAACAAATACTTTGACGGAGAAAAGGAATAGGTTTGAAAACATCATAGTCTAGTTTACTTTAAGCTCCAATAGCAATGGACACAGAAGATGTAAGTTTTGTATTATTTATGAAGAAAGTGGTTTACTGACGCCGAAACGTGCGAGTCACTAAATGTTTTGAGGTTATGAGTAGGTGCAATACAATTACATTAAAACTGGATATATTTTCTATAGGGATTTGATCCAACTCTtctgaagaagaaaaaaaagaagaagaccTTTGACTTGGATGCTGCACTTGGGCTTGACGATGGCAGTAAGAAAGAAGAAGCCAAGGACGAGTCAGCTATGGATACTGGAGTTGCTGATTTAGAAGATAATTTAGATTTGGAAAGCTTTggcaagaagaaaaagaagaagaagaagcctTTCAATTTAGTCAAACTTGAGGGAGCATTGCCATCTACCAAAGAAATTGAGGAAGAAGGTAATAATGCCGCTATTGAGGAGCCAGAAGATGATATTAATTTGGATGATTTAAAAGATAATTTAGATTTGGAAAGCTTTggcaagaagaaaaagaagaagaagaagcctTTCATTTTAGTCAAACTTGAGGGAGCATTGCCATCTACCAAAGAAATTGAGGAAGAAGGTAATAATGCCGCTACTGAGGAGCCAGAAGATGATATTAATTTGAATGATTTAGAAGATAATTTAGATTTGGAAAGCTTTggcaagaagaaaaagaagaagaagaatccTTTCAATTTAGTCAAACTTGAGGGAGCATTGCCATCTACCAAAGAAATTGAGGAAGAAGGTAATAATGCCGCTACTGAGGAGCCAGAAGATGATATTAATTTGGATGATTTAAAAGATAATTTAGATTTGGAAAGCTTTggcaagaagaaaaagaagaagaagaagcctTTCATTTTAGTCAAACTGGAGGGAGCATTGTCATCTACCAAGGAAATTGAGGAAGAAGGTAATAATGCCGCTACTGAGGAGCCAGAAGATGATATTAATTTGGATGATTTAGAAGATAATTTAGATTTGGAAAGCTTTggcaagaagaaaaagaagaagaaaaagccTTTCAATTTAGTCAAACTTGAGGGAGCATTGCCATCTACCAAAGAAATTGAGGAAGAAGGTAATAATGCCGCTACTGAGGAGCCAGAAGATGATATTAATTTCGATGATTTAAAAGATATCTTAGATTTGGAAAGCTTTggcaagaagaaaaagaagaaaaagaagaagaagaagcctTTCATTTTAGTCAAACTTGAGAGAGTATGGCCATCTACCAAAGAAATTGAGGAAGAAGGTAATAATGCCGCTACTGAGGAGCCAGAAGATGATATTAATTTGGATGATTTAGAAGATAATTTAGATTTGGAAAGCTTTggcaagaagaaaaagaagaagaagaagcctTTCAATTTAGTCAAACTTGAGGGAGCATTGCCATCTACCAAAGAAATTGAGGAAGAAGGTAATAATGCCGCTACTGAGGAGCCAGAAGATGATATTAATTTGGATGATTTAAAAGATATCTTAGATTTGGAAAGCTTTggcaagaagaaaaagaagaagaagaagcctTTCATTTTAGTCAAACTTGAGGGAGCATTGCCATCTACCAAAGAAATTGAGGAAGAAGGTAATAATGCCGCTACTGAGGAGCCAGAAGATGATATTAATTTGGATATGGACTTCTCAATggcaaaaaagaaaaagaaggtTAAAAGGAAGGATTTAAataggtgttctacgcagaattaaaatttacgaaatttCCACCATGAAagagctttttaaaatttttggtaaataaagacttacCTGCTGATTTAGAAGATAATTTAGATTTGGAAAGCTTTggcaagaagaaaaagaagaagaagaagcctTTCAATTTAGTCAAACTTGAGGGAGCATTGCCATCTACCAAAGAAATTGAGGAAGAAGGTAATAGTGCCGCTACTAAGGAGCCAGAAGATGATGATATTAATTTTCCCAAGTAGCCACCATCGGAACCATCGGCCGGACGACACCCGAGGAACATCCCTCCGACGCAGCCCAAGTTCAATCGTTACAATCCGACAATGAAAGCCAAATAATTCTCCTCACAGCGATAGTGTCGATGGAACACCGAGGGggctgcttcaggctcagagccttagtggatcaaagATCAGAACGTAGCTTCATTTCATCAAAAGCTCAGATCAAGCTAGGGCTTCCATATaaccactccctatttgaaatatcgggcatgggaggccgagtagtacaaacctccaacaatttgtgctcactgaccctagtctaaAATGACAATAAGGTAAAATTAAAAGCCCAGGCAACACTCCCAACACTTAGGCTATACCCCGAACAGAGTATAAAATGGTCTCACCTTAAACTAGCCGACCAAAGTTATCGGAATCCatcccaaatcgatctggtattaggcagcgATCTCATCTCTCAAATCATGTTAAATGGCATCGGAAAGATCTCACCCACATtgctagcccaaaacacaataaTTGGCTAAACCCCGAAAAGGTGGgagcacactcctctcaagcatCGGCAGTGACGAATGTCCAGTTGAATGAACAGCTACGGGAAATTGAAGAgatacccagaacgcgagtggaaaaAATGTCCACCatgaaagagctttttcaaatttttggtaaataaagagaaaagttaaatatgtatatacatcagatgaaaggtatttttataagctatttttggattttttaatttttgaaatccatcctcTAGTTTCGgatatattttgatttgaaaaattcataatttcgccttttgacatggaattacccccaaacctttcatttgcaccaaaaagaAATATGCTGTTGGAATAGGCATAAGAATctctagggggactcatgtaaccttataaatgccttttaaagtgtgtaaacgtataaacgtaaattctataccaaatacggaaaaagggatgaaacatggtaattggattggtttattgacgcgaaaataactttggaaaaaactttgtaaaatggttgtgacacgtaccatattaagtagaagaaaatgaaaaagttctgcagggcgaaataaaaaacccttgaaatctttgcaggaatactgttcgtggtattgcatatataaataaattagcagtatccaacagatgatgttctgggtcaccctggtccacattttggtcgatatctggaaaacgccttcacatatacaactaccaccactcccttttaagactctaatacctttaatttgataccaatatcgtacaaacacatgctagagtctcccctggcccacctttatggcgatatctcgaaaaggcgtccacctatagaacgaaggcccactcccttggcCACAACCTTGGAGGTTGgtcaaatcagctgttataaggttaccgataaagcaccaatgtctccagcttaatgcgccaccttctataattccatcatgacgtacggcgcagtacgattttgacatttgtccatcgaatttacagaCAAAAtattttaagggccaattaatggtgacataatcataaaaccataaccagataaaacagctgattgaacctaccttatggaaatcaatgtaatcgattaatagtgccataccataacgcaaACGCCATAACCATGCCATAGCCAACcagttggtttttggtttctcgcaatatacataacataaaaatatttgagttggtgaat
The Eurosta solidaginis isolate ZX-2024a chromosome 5, ASM4086904v1, whole genome shotgun sequence DNA segment above includes these coding regions:
- the LOC137252502 gene encoding uncharacterized protein PF3D7_1120000-like isoform X20, translating into MDTEDGFDPTLLKKKKKKKTFDLDAALGLDDGSKKEEAKDESAMDTGVADLEDNLDLESFGKKKKKKKKPFNLVKLEGALPSTKEIEEEGNNAAIEEPEDDINLDDLKDNLDLESFGKKKKKKKKPFILVKLEGALPSTKEIEEEGNNAATEEPEDDINLNDLEDNLDLESFGKKKKKKKNPFNLVKLEGALPSTKEIEEEDNLDLESFGKKKKKKKKPFNLVKLEGALPSTKEIEEEGNNAATEEPEDDINFDDLKDILDLESFGKKKKKKKKKKKPFILVKLERVWPSTKEIEEEGNNAATEEPEDDINLDDLEDNLDLESFGKKKKKKKKPFNLVKLEGALPSTKEIEEEGNNAATEEPEDDINLDDLKDILDLESFGKKKKKKKKPFILVKLEGALPSTKEIEEEEDNLDLESFGKKKKKKKKPFNLVKLEGALPSTKEIEEEGNSAATKEPEDDDINFPK